The Humulus lupulus chromosome 3, drHumLupu1.1, whole genome shotgun sequence genome window below encodes:
- the LOC133824854 gene encoding ribosomal lysine N-methyltransferase 3-like isoform X2 — protein sequence MAATTTTTTSSSRRVRAFKRWMKSQGVDCSDALQLCDSPLQGISVRALCDLTEGDVVATIPKLACLTVRTTGARDLIEASSFDGTLALSVAIMYERSLGQRSPWAPYLNAMPYQECLPLVWTPQEVDSFLCGTELHKTVKEDQALIREDWEESILPLLELEYFQLDPSFFGVQDYFAAKTLIASRSFMIDDFHGSGMVPLADLFNHKTAAEDVHFTSVSSHSESDSETDDNNEYERDQTPPISPTDDSDIGITPSGRKSPADFPSDWGEEPAAMEMIMVKDVKVGSEVYNTYGSLGNAALLHRYGFTEPDNPYDIVNIDMEIVLEWSSSLFSSRHNRARVSLWRKLGFSGCDSQDSEYFEISFDGEPQIELLILLYIMVLPEDAYYKLDFAVSTSVNSAGELKEGIGMFLLKGTSEPSGDMFMNKSVGNALLSVANIRESLYGSNTLEDDIEAFEKCCCVREKKLYHSLMLRIGERRILQKLRSYAAEAAHLRTSRRASTKKKLKKT from the exons ATGGCcgccactaccaccactaccactagcaGCAGCAGACGAGTTCGGGCATTCAAGCGGTGGATGAAGTCCCAAGGGGTCGACTGCAGCGACGCCCTCCAGCTCTGCGACTCCCCTCTTCAAGGCATCTCCGTCAGAGCGCTCTGCGATCTCACCGAAGGTGACGTGGTGGCCACCATTCCCAAGCTCGCCTGTCTCACCGTCCGGACCACTGGCGCCCGAGACCTCATCGAAGCTTCCTCTTTCGATGGCACTCTCGCTCTCTCAGTTGCTATCATGTACGAAAGGAGCCTCGGCCAGCGCTCCCCTTGGGCCCCTTATCTCAATGCCATGCCTTACCAAGAATGCTTGCCGTTGGTTTGGACTCCACAAGAAGTTGACAGCTTCCTCTGCGGTACCGAGCTCCACAAG ACGGTGAAGGAAGACCAGGCTCTTATACGTGAGGACTGGGAAGAGAGTATTTTGCCTCTATTGGAATTGGAATATTTTCAGCTTGATCCCAGCTTCTTTGGCGTGCAAGACTATTTTGCTGCTAAAACTCTCATTGCTTCTCGGTCTTTTATGATTGATGACTTCCATGGTTCTGGAATGGTCCCTTTGGCTGACCT CTTTAATCATAAAACAGCAGCTGAGGATGTACACTTCACATCTGTTTCTTCTCACTCTGAATCTGACAGTGAAACTGACGATAACAACGAATATGAACGGGACCAAACTCCTCCAATTTCTCCCACAGATGATTCAGATATAGGGATCACTCCTTCAGGGAGGAAGTCTCCAGCGGACTTCCCTTCTGACTGGGGAGAGGAGCCTGCAGCTATGGAGATGATTATGGTCAAAGATGTCAAAGTTGGATCTGAG GTATATAACACTTATGGCTCATTAGGTAATGCTGCACTACTTCACAGGTATGGATTTACAGAGCCTGATAACCCATATGACATAGTGAACATCGACATGGAAATAGTACTTGAATGGAgctcatctttattttctagccGACACAATAGAGCAAGGGTATCTCTGTGGAGAAAATTGGGATTCTCTGGGTGTGACAGCCAGGACTCAGAATATTTTGAGATCTCGTTCGATGGGGAGCCCCAAATAGAGCTACTAATTTTGTTATACATAATGGTGTTACCAgaggatgcatattacaagttggATTTTGCAGTGTCAACTTCTGTGAATTCGGCAGGGGAGTTGAAGGAAGGAATTGGCATGTTTTTGTTGAAAGGAACTTCAGAGCCAAGCGGCGACATGTTCATGAACAAGAGTGTAGGCAATGCTCTATTGTCAGTTGCAAATATTAGAGAGAGTCTTTATGGTTCAAACACATTAGAGGATGATATCGAAGCATTCGAAAAGTGTTGTTGCGTAAGAGAGAAGAAGTTGTACCATTCTTTGATGCTTCGAATTGGCGAAAGAAGAATTCTTCAGAAGCTCAGAAGTTATGCTGCTGAGGCTGCTCATTTGAGAACTAGTAGGAGAGCTTCCACAAAGAAGAAGTTAAAAAAGACTTAA
- the LOC133824855 gene encoding ribosomal lysine N-methyltransferase 3-like, with amino-acid sequence MAAATTTRQVSAFKRWMKSQGIDCSDALQICDCPIQGISVTALRDISEGDVVATIPKLACLTVQTTGARDLIEASYLDGNLALSVAIMYERSLGQRSPWAPYLNVLPYQECLPFVWTPQEVKTLLCGTELRKTVKEEQVLMCVDWEVDILPLLESESCQLDPSFFGLQDYFAAKSLVHSRSFMIDDDFHGAGMVPLVDLFNHKTAAEDVHFTSVTFDSESDSEADDGQMNGHSYTYAYNDKKYELEPTPISPTDDFPSDWGDEPVPMEMIMVKDVKAGSEVYNTYGPLGNAALLQMYGFTEPDNPYDTVNIDMEIVLEWSSSLISSTRLSLWRKMGFSGCDCQDDEKFEISFDGEPEIELLILLYIMVLPEDAYHKLNSAVSKFVIFSRDQLMKGVGMELLKGTSKPSRDMFVNKSVGNALLSVTNIRESLYGSNSLEDDIEALERCCCVREKKLYHSLMLRICERRILQKLRSYAAEAAHLKTSRRASTRKKSKKA; translated from the exons ATGGCCGCCGCCACCACTACCAGACAAGTTTCGGCATTCAAGCGGTGGATGAAGTCCCAAGGGATAGACTGCAGCGACGCCCTCCAAATCTGCGACTGCCCTATTCAAGGCATATCCGTTACAGCTCTCCGCGACATCAGCGAAGGTGACGTGGTGGCCACCATCCCCAAGCTCGCCTGTCTCACCGTCCAGACCACTGGCGCCCGAGACCTCATCGAAGCTTCCTATTTAGATGGCAACCTCGCCCTCTCGGTGGCCATCATGTACGAGAGGAGCCTCGGCCAGCGCTCCCCTTGGGCCCCTTATCTTAATGTCCTGCCTTACCAAGAATGCTTGCCGTTCGTTTGGACTCCACAAGAAGTTAAGACCCTACTCTGCGGTACCGAGCTCCGCAAG ACGGTGAAGGAAGAACAGGTTCTTATGTGTGTGGACTGGGAAGTGGATATTTTGCCTCTGTTGGAATCGGAATCTTGTCAGCTTGATCCCAGCTTCTTTGGCTTGCAAGACTATTTTGCTGCTAAATCTCTCGTTCATTCTCGGTCTTTTATGATTGATGATGACTTTCATGGTGCTGGAATGGTCCCTTTAGTTGACCT CTTTAATCATAAAACAGCCGCTGAGGATGTACACTTCACATCTGTTACTTTTGACTCTGAATCTGATAGTGAAGCTGACGATGGCCAAATGAATGGTCATAGCTATACCTATGCTTACAATGACAAAAAATATGAACTGGAGCCAACTCCGATTTCTCCCACAGATGACTTCCCCTCTGACTGGGGGGATGAGCCTGTACCTATGGAGATGATTATGGTTAAAGATGTCAAAGCTGGATCTGAG GTTTATAACACTTATGGCCCATTGGGTAATGCTGCACTACTTCAAATGTATGGATTTACAGAGCCTGATAACCCATATGACACAGTGAACATCGACATGGAAATAGTACTCGAATGGAGCTCATCCTTAATTTCTAGTACAAGGTTATCTCTGTGGAGAAAGATGGGTTTCTCTGGATGTGACTGCCAAGACGACGAAAAATTCGAGATCTCGTTTGATGGAGAGCCTGAAATAGAGCTACTAATTTTGTTATACATTATGGTGTTACCAGAGGATGCATATCACAAGTTGAATTCTGCAGTGTCGAAATTTGTGATTTTTTCGAGAGATCAGTTGATGAAAGGAGTGGGCATGGAACTGTTGAAAGGAACTTCAAAACCTAGCAGAGACATGTTCGTGAACAAAAGTGTAGGCAATGCTCTTTTGTCAGTTACAAACATTAGGGAGAGTCTTTATGGTTCAAATTCATTAGAGGATGATATTGAAGCATTAGAGAGGTGTTGTTGCGTAAGAGAGAAGAAGTTGTACCATTCTTTGATGCTTCGAATCTGCGAAAGAAGAATTCTTCAGAAGCTCAGAAGTTATGCTGCTGAGGCTGCTCATTTGAAAACTAGTAGGAGAGCTTCCACAAGGAAGAAATCAAAAAAGGCTTGA
- the LOC133824857 gene encoding chaperone protein dnaJ 72, with protein MDHYEVLGLSKNASKDEIKDAFRRLAVKFHPDKHSGSPKAVRDTATLRFKQVSEAYQVLSDDRKRAEYNFRSRYQNSGATGNHYGYGYGYGHHNYGSEYRPGSGSGMGSNGFVSKFENVLRYLTTRAFLLNAAFAGALLGGMFVIDMGKDALWKTRNSGKSFEETMESIEKAKAQKNKT; from the exons ATGGATCACTACGAGGTACTGGGCCTGAGCAAGAACGCGAGCAAGGACGAAATCAAGGATGCGTTCCGGCGATTGGCCGTCAAGTTTCATCCCGACAAGCATTCTGGCTCCCCCAAGGCGGTCAGAGACACCGCCACTCTCAGATTCAAGCAGGTCTCCGAGGCTTACCAGGTCCTCAGCGACGATCGCAAGCGGGCCGAGTACAATTTCCGATCCCGGTATCAAAATTCTGGCGCCACTGGTAATCACTATGGGTATGGTTATGGTTACGGTCATCACAATTATGGTAGCGAATATCGACCCGGTTCAGGTTCTGGTATGGGCTCCAATGGCTTCGTTTCCAAGTTTGAGAATGTGCTTCGCTACTTAACCACGAGAGCGTTTCTTCTCAATGCCGCCTTTGCTGG TGCTTTACTTGGTGGGATGTTCGTAATCGATATGGGCAAGGATGCCTTGTGGAAGACGCGTAATTCTGGG AAATCTTTTGAAGAAACCATGGAGTCTATTGAGAAAGCCAAAGCTCAGAAGAATAAGACATAA
- the LOC133824853 gene encoding receptor-like protein EIX2 encodes MNRFTQTAVFLVILLYSNSGEVRGTSLIRCKQVEREALLKFKDGLDSTPLLSSWGSEEHKRECCNWVGIHCHNKSGHVTKLHLSPSTFGESDDEYYTLPLSGKYISSSLVELQNLRYFQLSHTELNVTFPSFIANLTRLSYLDLSANFMSGKIPPQFGNLSRLQFLDLSSNNLIITNLDWLSSLSSLRQLDLSGSNLSEAKNWIQPIGKLSHLTNLKLSGCSLQTPTPPFLSILNSSTSLSSLDLSLNELSVSSQQWLYSFMPNLLHLDLTGNKLSYLPQDFGDLTPSLTYLDLSSNHIESTIPNTFVNMTSLEYISLSGNLLKGNIPNGFGNMVSLTYLDLSFNQLENSIPNDFGNMTALESIDLTFNNLRGEITRFIVKETQLLSLTELWLQSNQLHGLVPESISSLSNLEILDLSVNSFEGVISEAHFSNLSMLYHLDLSSNKHLQFNVSSDWIPPFTLQKLGLRSCELGTQFPKWLKTQNSLWQIDISSSGISQSIPKWFWNLTTSLSFVNVSNNQISGAIEEFHPSEMRFDDVDLSSNLFHGPVPMFLFRVRTLYLSKNKFSSLNSMCKITYHYLNILDISDNQLIGDLPNCLSKLKDIEYLILSNNKLSGEIPSSIGNLSLIKSLHLSNNNFSGKLPSSMEKCGELQALDVGQNRFMGPIPLWIGTSLQKLVILSFRSNHFDQNMPLNLCQLLHLQVLDLSFNNISGSIPSCIGNLKSMKVNEGLSSIFLRTNTYAFNSTMTDYSEQLFLTWKGTLSRYENTLGLVKVIDLSSNILTGEIPAEIFELNGLVSLNLSRNNLSGKIPTEIGQLVSLDALDLSRNHFSGKIPSSLSKVDRLNTLDLSNNNLSGKIPTGPQLQTRDEAAYVGNPELCGSPLHKKCLDEEEEHQIQVGDHVENEDDEFITMGFFISLALGFIVGFWGVCFTLIFNKSWRYAFFKFLDVENWIKPNRRSVKAKKGTKPPSFMESSTFVEFSSK; translated from the exons ATGAATAGATTTACTCAAACTGCTGTGTTCTTGGTGATTTTGCTCTACTCAAACTCAGGAGAGGTTAGAGGAACAAGCTTGATCAGATGCAAACAAGTTGAAAGAGAAGCACTACTCAAGTTTAAAGATGGTCTGGATTCTACTCCTCTTCTTTCTTCCTGGGGCAGTGAAGAACACAAAAGAGAGTGCTGCAACTGGGTTGGAATTCACTGCCACAACAAATCTGGTCATGTCACCAAGCTCCACCTCTCTCCTTCAACTTTTGGTGAAAGTGATGATGAGTACTACACATTGCCTCTTTCAGGTAAATATATCAGTTCTTCATTGGTTGAGTTGCAGAATTTGAGATATTTTCAGCTCAGTCACACTGAGTTGAATGTCACATTCCCAAGTTTTATTGCTAATCTCACCAGACTATCATACCTTGATCTTTCTGCCAACTTCATGAGTGGGAAAATCCCACCTCAGTTTGGAAACCTTTCAAGGTTGCAGTTTCTTGATCTTAGCTCTAATAATTTGATCATAACAAACTTGGATTGGCTTTCTTCCCTTTCTTCTTTGAGACAGCTTGACTTGAGTGGATCAAACTTGAGTGAAGCCAAGAACTGGATTCAACCAATAGGCAAACTTTCTCACCTAACAAATTTGAAGCTGAGTGGTTGCAGTCTTCAAACTCCAACACCTCCATTTCTGTCCATTTTGAACTCATCAACATCTCTTTCCAGTCTTGATCTTTCTTTGAATGAACTATCTGTTTCTAGTCAACAATGGTTGTATAGCTTCATGCCCAACCTTCTCCATCTTGATCTTACTGGTAACAAGTTGAGTTATCTTCCACAAGATTTTGGAGATTTGACACCTTCTTTGACATACCTTGATCTTTCTTCTAATCACATAGAAAGTACTATTCCAAATACTTTTGTAAACATGACTTCCCTTGAATACATTTCCCTTAGTGGTAATCTCTTAAAGGGTAACATTCCTAATGGTTTTGGGAACATGGTTTCACTCACATATCTTGATCTGAGTTTTAATCAGTTAGAAAATTCTATTCCAAATGATTTTGGGAACATGACTGCCCTAGAATCTATTGATCTTACCTTTAACAATCTCAGAGGTGAAATAACCAGATTTATTGTCAAAGAAACACAACTCTTATCTTTGACAGAGCTGTGGCTTCAGTCAAATCAATTGCATGGACTTGTGCCTGAAAGTATTTCCAGTCTGAGTAATTTGGAGATTTTGGATCTATCTGTGAACTCATTTGAAGGTGTGATTAGTGAAGCTCATTTCTCAAACCTCTCAATGCTATATCATCTGGATTTATCATCTAATAAACACCTGCAATTCAATGTCTCATCTGACTGGATTCCTCCTTTTACTTTACAAAAGCTTGGGCTCAGGAGCTGTGAGCTGGGGACTCAGTTTCCAAAGTGGCTGAAAACTCAAAACAGCCTCTGGCAAATAGATATCTCCAGCTCAGGAATCTCACAATCCATACCTAAATGGTTTTGGAATCTCACTACTTCATTATCTTTTGTGAATGTTTCTAACAACCAAATTAGTGGAGCTATAGAGGAATTTCACCCATCAGAAATGAGATTTGATGATGTTGATTTGAGCTCAAATCTCTTTCATGGTCCAGTACCAATGTTTCTATTCAGAGTGAGAACATTATATCTTTCCAAAAACAAATTCTCAAGTCTAAACTCCATGTGTAAAATCACTTATCATTACTTGAACATTCTTGATATCTCTGATAATCAATTGATTGGAGATCTTCCAAACTGTTTGTCAAAACTCAAAGACATAGAATATCTCATTCTGTCAAACAACAAGCTATCAGGAGAAATTCCCAGCTCTATTGGCAACTTATCATTGATTAAATCACTGCATTTGAGTAACAACAATTTTAGTGGGAAACTGCCTTCTTCCATGGAAAAATGTGGAGAATTGCAGGCTCTTGATGTTGGACAAAACAGATTCATGGGGCCAATACCTTTGTGGATAGGAACAAGTCTTCAAAAGCTTGTTATTCTCAGCTTCAGATCCAATCATTTTGATCAAAACATGCCCCTAAATCTCTGTCAATTGCTGCATCTTCAAGTGTTGGACCTTTCTTTCAATAACATCTCTGGAAGCATACCAAGTTGTATTGGTAACCTtaaatcaatgaaagtaaatgaAGGTCTCAGTTCTATTTTTCTCAGAACTAATACTTATGCTTTCAATAGTACAATGACAGACTATAGTGAACAACTTTTCTTGACTTGGAAAGGAACTTTGTCTCGGTATGAAAATACTCTTGGACTTGTGAAGGTTATAGATCTTTCTAGCAACATTTTGACAGGAGAAATTCCAGCAGAAATCTTTGAGCTCAATGGTTTGGTGTCTTTGAACTTGTCAAGAAACAATCTAAGTGGAAAAATTCCTACAGAGATTGGTCAGTTGGTTTCTTTGGATGCTCTTGATTTGTCAAGGAACCACTTTTCTGGGAAAATTCCTTCGAGTCTTTCGAAAGTGGATCGTCTCAACACATTAGACTTGTCCAACAATAACTTGTCTGGGAAAATTCCAACAGGCCCTCAACTCCAAACTCGAGATGAAGCTGCGTATGTTGGGAATCCTGAACTGTGTGGATCTCCACTTCATAAGAAATGtttagatgaagaagaagaacatcagattcaggttggtgatcatgtagaAAATGAAGATGATGAGTTTATAACCATGGGATTTTTTATCAGCTTAGCACTTGGTTTTATTGTTGGATTTTGGGGTGTCTGTTTCACTTTGATCTTCAACAAGTCTTGGAGATATGCATTTTTCAAGTTCTTGGATGTAGAAAATTGGATCAAACCTAATAGGAGGAGTGTTAAGGCTAAGAAG GGGACAAAACCACCTTCATTTATGGAGAGTTCAACATTTGTGGAGTTTTCCTCAAAATAA
- the LOC133824856 gene encoding biotin--protein ligase 2-like isoform X1, with protein MLFFRSSSSLLRNSLHFLSLQSIACSSSISMAATVMESESPCTLVLHGKSTAENDTAKSLKHNNTLKLPENGGVSVLLHSELDKPLEEDSFGIDSYMNSLSTYKFGRFILWSPRLSSTHDVVSRNFDEIPTGSVCVADIQYKGRGRSKNMWESPKGGLLFSFTLQMEDGRVVPLVQYVVSLAVTEAINYLCDKNGLPCVDVRIKWPNDLYLNGLKVGGVLCTSTYKSNKFNVSVGIGLNVDNEKPTTCLNAFLKELSSLDYKFRREDILAAFFCKFEKFYDIFISQGFQALENLYYKTWLHSGQRIIVQEKNQDLVVENVVTIQGLTSSGYLLAVGDDNQMCELHPDGNSFDFFKGLIRRKLE; from the exons ATGCTCTTCTTCAGAAGCTCCTCCTCTCTCCTTCGAAACTCTctccactttctctctctccaaTCAATCGCTTGCTCTTCCTCCATTTCCATGGCCGCCACAG TTATGGAATCCGAATCGCCATGCACATTGGTTCTACATGGTAAATCCACGGCGGAGAATGATACTGCCAAATCTCTTAAGCACAATAACACTCTGAAGCTCCCTGAAAACGGTGGCGTTTCAGTTCTTCTGCACTCGGAGTTGGATAAACCTTTGGAGGAGGACTCGTTCGGAATCGACTCGTATATGAATTCTCTCTCAACCTATAAGTTTGGAAGGTTTATCCTTTGGTCTCCGCGGTTATCTTCAACGCACGACGTTGTTTCTCG AAATTTCGATGAGATTCCGACGGGTTCGGTTTGTGTGGCTGATATTCAGTACAAAGGGAGAG GGCGGTCGAAGAATATGTGGGAATCACCTAAGGGTGGTCTACTGTTCTCTTTTACATTGCAGATGGAGGATGGACGAGTTGTGCCTCTTGTTCAATATGTGGTTTCTCTTGCTGTGACAGAGGCTATTAACTATCTTTGtgataaaaat GGTTTACCATGTGTTGACGTTAGAATAAAATGGCCCAATGATCTTTACTTGAATGGCCTCAAAGTTGGAGGAGTTCTCTGCACTTCAACATATAAGTCCAATAAGTTTAATGTCAGTGTCG GTATAGGTCTGAATGTTGATAATGAGAAACCGACAACATGTTTGAATGCATTTCTTAAAGAGCTGTCTAGTTTGGATTACAAGTTCAGAAGAGAAGATATTCTTGCTGCCTTCTTTTGCAAATTTGAGAAGTTCTATGATATTTTTATAAGTCAAG GCTTCCAGGCGTTGGAGAACTTATACTACAAAACATGGCTGCACAG CGGGCAGAGGATTATTGTACAGGAAAAGAATCAAGACCTCGTGGTAGAAAATGTAGTTACAATTCAG GGTTTGACCTCCTCAGGATACTTGTTAGCTGTTGGAGATGACAATCAAATGTGTGAACTTCATCCTGATGGGAATAG TTTTGACTTCTTCAAAGGCCTGATTAGAAGAAAGCTTGAGTGA
- the LOC133824856 gene encoding biotin--protein ligase 2-like isoform X2 — translation MLFFRSSSSLLRNSLHFLSLQSIACSSSISMAATVMESESPCTLVLHGKSTAENDTAKSLKHNNTLKLPENGGVSVLLHSELDKPLEEDSFGIDSYMNSLSTYKFGRFILWSPRLSSTHDVVSRNFDEIPTGSVCVADIQYKGRGRSKNMWESPKGGLLFSFTLQMEDGRVVPLVQYVVSLAVTEAINYLCDKNGLPCVDVRIKWPNDLYLNGLKVGGVLCTSTYKSNKFNVSVGIGLNVDNEKPTTCLNAFLKELSSLDYKFRREDILAAFFCKFEKFYDIFISQDFIILCRLPGVGELILQNMAAQRAEDYCTGKESRPRGRKCSYNSGFDLLRILVSCWR, via the exons ATGCTCTTCTTCAGAAGCTCCTCCTCTCTCCTTCGAAACTCTctccactttctctctctccaaTCAATCGCTTGCTCTTCCTCCATTTCCATGGCCGCCACAG TTATGGAATCCGAATCGCCATGCACATTGGTTCTACATGGTAAATCCACGGCGGAGAATGATACTGCCAAATCTCTTAAGCACAATAACACTCTGAAGCTCCCTGAAAACGGTGGCGTTTCAGTTCTTCTGCACTCGGAGTTGGATAAACCTTTGGAGGAGGACTCGTTCGGAATCGACTCGTATATGAATTCTCTCTCAACCTATAAGTTTGGAAGGTTTATCCTTTGGTCTCCGCGGTTATCTTCAACGCACGACGTTGTTTCTCG AAATTTCGATGAGATTCCGACGGGTTCGGTTTGTGTGGCTGATATTCAGTACAAAGGGAGAG GGCGGTCGAAGAATATGTGGGAATCACCTAAGGGTGGTCTACTGTTCTCTTTTACATTGCAGATGGAGGATGGACGAGTTGTGCCTCTTGTTCAATATGTGGTTTCTCTTGCTGTGACAGAGGCTATTAACTATCTTTGtgataaaaat GGTTTACCATGTGTTGACGTTAGAATAAAATGGCCCAATGATCTTTACTTGAATGGCCTCAAAGTTGGAGGAGTTCTCTGCACTTCAACATATAAGTCCAATAAGTTTAATGTCAGTGTCG GTATAGGTCTGAATGTTGATAATGAGAAACCGACAACATGTTTGAATGCATTTCTTAAAGAGCTGTCTAGTTTGGATTACAAGTTCAGAAGAGAAGATATTCTTGCTGCCTTCTTTTGCAAATTTGAGAAGTTCTATGATATTTTTATAAGTCAAG ATTTCATCATATTATGCAGGCTTCCAGGCGTTGGAGAACTTATACTACAAAACATGGCTGCACAG CGGGCAGAGGATTATTGTACAGGAAAAGAATCAAGACCTCGTGGTAGAAAATGTAGTTACAATTCAG GGTTTGACCTCCTCAGGATACTTGTTAGCTGTTGGAGATGA